Proteins encoded in a region of the Campylobacter geochelonis genome:
- the argH gene encoding argininosuccinate lyase translates to MKKLWQGRFSEESSQLLEEFNASIGFDRNLYKEDIEGSIAHATMLSECAIITKDESKTLVDGLKQVLSEIEDNKFEFKTEDEDIHMAVEKRLSEIIGSEIGGKLHTARSRNDQVALDFRLFVLKQNKELAKLVLNLISTLKTISSSNLDTLMPGYTHLQHAQPVSLAYHLMAYSFMFMRDFERFISSFERNNLCPLGSAALAGTPHAINREVTSSTLGFYAPTFNAMDSVSDRDFALEMLFNISVLFTHTSRLCEELILWSSQEFGFISISDKFSTGSSIMPQKKNPDVAELIRGKTGRVYGNLIALLTTMKSLPLAYNKDMQEDKEGVFDSLETAKTSLVILNEMLKTTKFNTDAMLKACKKGHLSATDLADYLVKQKNIPFREAHHITGRCVAVAESAGLDLSDVGLLHLQSVDERIDETALDALNLANSKEARKSYGGTANESVLKQIEVAQKFIENALKLKI, encoded by the coding sequence GTGAAAAAGCTTTGGCAAGGAAGATTTAGCGAAGAAAGCTCGCAACTTTTAGAAGAATTTAATGCTTCAATCGGCTTTGATAGAAATTTATACAAAGAGGATATCGAAGGCTCAATCGCCCACGCGACAATGCTTAGCGAGTGCGCTATCATCACAAAAGATGAAAGCAAAACGCTAGTTGATGGGCTAAAACAGGTTTTAAGCGAAATAGAAGATAATAAATTTGAGTTTAAAACCGAAGATGAAGATATCCATATGGCGGTTGAAAAACGCCTAAGTGAGATTATCGGAAGTGAGATTGGCGGTAAACTTCACACAGCAAGAAGTAGAAACGATCAAGTCGCCCTTGACTTTCGACTTTTTGTGCTAAAGCAAAATAAAGAGTTGGCAAAACTTGTACTAAATTTAATATCAACCCTAAAAACTATCTCTAGTTCAAATTTAGACACTCTAATGCCAGGATACACTCACCTTCAACACGCTCAACCAGTAAGCCTTGCGTATCATTTGATGGCTTATAGTTTTATGTTTATGAGAGATTTTGAGCGCTTTATATCTAGTTTTGAAAGAAACAACCTCTGCCCACTTGGCTCAGCAGCTCTTGCTGGCACGCCTCATGCGATAAATAGAGAAGTAACTTCATCGACACTTGGCTTTTATGCGCCTACTTTTAATGCGATGGATTCAGTTAGCGATAGAGACTTTGCACTAGAAATGCTTTTTAACATAAGTGTTTTGTTTACTCACACTTCAAGACTGTGCGAAGAGCTGATTTTATGGAGTTCGCAAGAGTTTGGTTTCATAAGTATAAGTGATAAATTTTCCACTGGAAGCTCTATTATGCCACAGAAAAAAAATCCAGATGTAGCCGAACTGATACGTGGAAAAACTGGTCGCGTTTATGGAAATTTAATCGCACTTTTAACAACTATGAAATCCCTTCCTTTGGCGTATAACAAAGATATGCAAGAGGATAAAGAGGGTGTTTTTGATAGTTTAGAAACTGCTAAAACTAGCCTTGTTATCTTAAACGAGATGTTAAAAACTACTAAATTTAACACCGACGCCATGCTAAAAGCGTGTAAAAAAGGTCATTTAAGCGCTACTGATTTGGCTGATTATCTAGTAAAACAAAAAAATATCCCATTTAGAGAAGCCCACCATATCACTGGGCGTTGTGTTGCTGTGGCTGAGAGCGCTGGGCTTGACTTAAGCGATGTTGGACTTTTGCACCTTCAAAGCGTAGATGAAAGAATCGATGAAACGGCTTTGGACGCGCTAAATTTAGCCAACTCAAAAGAAGCTAGAAAAAGTTACGGCGGCACGGCAAATGAGAGCGTTTTAAAGCAGATTGAAGTAGCTCAAAAATTTATAGAAAATGCTTTAAAGCTAAAAATTTAG
- a CDS encoding CAP domain-containing protein, translating into MQKPAQSFKLILLVAAIFLTSCSNEKNYKTPLQPNSEVYYSDPVDYINSIRLDSRLNQLKPNQILSHSAQNHAKYTFINKVQSHDEQEGMPAFSGKTPTDRAQNVGYFSGASENISINSKSQIESVSGLMSAIYHRFAFLDPSIDEIGYGTFGDKDRVNLTYNMGNSQINEFCKRGVSDSGYGKFYTGACKQKEISISENRFNNYKDLNFNEYTYYPNSENTKAFFSSEIPDPIPECKITANPISIEFSSYKKAVSMVSFKVFDGEDELKDTKILTSENDVNSIFNKFQFALFSKEVFKFNHSYRAEFEYIQDSKTKKVAWDFKTSTPKYQYFIAKNGDVLGLEPDIWYDVFFYPDNCNDVFKKYSMSYRFMSKPAIDTIDTNSIRVKLSGVKNAYVTLETDNGKKIKMFLLNSSESLSIFDYKGYIFGFFVVIFAIFYTIIKRRR; encoded by the coding sequence TTGCAAAAGCCGGCCCAGAGCTTTAAGCTTATACTTCTCGTTGCTGCAATTTTTCTAACATCTTGTAGCAACGAGAAAAACTACAAAACTCCGCTTCAGCCAAATAGTGAAGTGTATTATAGCGATCCAGTTGATTATATAAACTCAATTAGGCTTGATTCAAGGCTAAATCAGCTAAAACCAAACCAAATTTTATCCCATTCTGCGCAAAATCATGCAAAGTATACATTTATAAACAAAGTTCAATCTCACGATGAACAAGAGGGAATGCCTGCATTTAGCGGTAAAACTCCAACCGATAGAGCGCAAAATGTTGGGTATTTTTCAGGAGCTAGCGAAAATATATCTATAAATTCAAAGTCCCAAATCGAATCAGTAAGTGGACTTATGAGCGCGATTTACCATAGATTTGCCTTTTTAGATCCATCAATTGATGAGATTGGATATGGAACTTTTGGCGATAAAGATAGAGTAAATTTAACCTACAATATGGGAAATTCGCAAATAAATGAGTTTTGCAAACGTGGAGTTTCAGATAGTGGTTATGGTAAATTCTACACTGGTGCTTGCAAACAAAAAGAAATTTCAATCTCTGAAAACAGATTCAACAACTACAAAGATTTAAATTTCAACGAGTATACCTACTATCCAAACTCAGAAAATACAAAGGCGTTTTTTAGTAGCGAAATCCCAGATCCCATACCAGAATGCAAAATCACAGCAAACCCTATAAGTATCGAGTTTAGCAGCTATAAAAAAGCTGTTTCGATGGTTAGCTTTAAGGTTTTTGATGGCGAAGATGAGCTTAAAGATACCAAAATTTTAACTTCAGAAAATGATGTAAATTCTATATTTAACAAATTTCAGTTCGCGCTTTTTTCAAAAGAGGTGTTTAAATTTAACCACAGCTACCGCGCCGAATTTGAATACATTCAAGACTCAAAAACCAAAAAAGTCGCATGGGATTTTAAAACCTCTACGCCAAAATATCAGTATTTTATAGCTAAAAATGGCGATGTTTTGGGACTTGAGCCAGATATATGGTATGATGTGTTTTTCTATCCGGACAACTGCAATGATGTGTTTAAAAAATACTCTATGAGCTACCGTTTTATGAGTAAACCAGCAATCGATACTATAGATACAAACAGTATAAGAGTCAAGCTTAGCGGTGTAAAAAATGCGTATGTAACACTTGAAACAGACAACGGCAAAAAGATAAAAATGTTTTTGTTAAATAGCTCTGAGAGTTTGTCGATTTTTGACTACAAAGGCTATATTTTTGGGTTTTTTGTGGTAATTTTTGCGATATTTTATACGATTATAAAAAGGAGACGATAG
- the pckA gene encoding phosphoenolpyruvate carboxykinase (ATP), whose translation MINDIEKLDLKDIKEVYYNLSYDELFEHEVKNNEGKVSSNGTFMVDTGIFTGRSPKDKYFVKQDPSEKYIAWGKINQPISKELFEKLLQKAKNQLSGKNIYIQDAFCGSSDASKRSIRFVTEVAWQAHFVKNMFIRPSQSDLATFHPEFVVYNACKCVNENCKKDGLHSDVFVIFNIEENIAVIGGTWYGGEMKKGIFSMMNYWLPLEGKLSMHCSANVGKDGDTALFFGLSGTGKTTLSTDPNRALIGDDEHGWDDEGVFNFEGGCYAKCINLDPKSEPEIYAAIKRNALLENVVYDENGVVDYSDDSKTENTRVSYPIEHIANRKEDLKAGHPKNIVFLTADAFGILPPVAKLTKEQAMYYFLSGYTAKVAGTERGITEPVATFSACFGEAFLPHHPTVYARLLGEKIDKYGVNVYLVNTGWSGGEYGVGKRMSIKATRSCINAILDGSIKNCEFESFDKFNLAIPKELAGVETKLLNPINAWEDKAKYKEIKNNLAKMFVKNFQRYEDVAEGVEFAKAGPEL comes from the coding sequence ATGATTAATGATATCGAAAAACTTGACTTAAAAGATATAAAAGAGGTGTACTACAACCTAAGCTATGATGAGTTGTTTGAGCATGAAGTTAAAAACAACGAAGGCAAGGTTAGCAGCAATGGTACTTTTATGGTTGATACGGGAATTTTTACTGGAAGAAGTCCAAAAGATAAGTATTTTGTCAAACAAGACCCTTCTGAAAAATACATCGCATGGGGTAAAATCAACCAACCTATCTCAAAAGAGCTTTTTGAAAAACTACTACAAAAAGCTAAAAACCAGCTATCTGGAAAAAACATCTACATTCAAGATGCATTTTGTGGCTCAAGCGATGCGAGTAAAAGATCAATCAGATTTGTAACTGAGGTTGCTTGGCAAGCACATTTTGTAAAAAATATGTTTATTAGACCATCTCAAAGCGATTTAGCTACTTTTCATCCTGAATTTGTTGTATATAATGCGTGCAAATGCGTAAATGAAAATTGCAAAAAAGATGGGCTTCACTCAGATGTTTTTGTTATATTTAACATAGAAGAGAATATCGCAGTAATCGGCGGAACATGGTATGGTGGCGAGATGAAAAAAGGTATTTTTTCTATGATGAACTACTGGCTGCCACTAGAGGGAAAACTGTCTATGCACTGCTCTGCAAATGTCGGAAAAGATGGCGATACAGCGCTTTTCTTTGGACTTAGCGGAACTGGAAAAACAACTCTTTCAACAGATCCAAACCGCGCACTGATTGGCGATGATGAGCATGGCTGGGATGATGAGGGCGTGTTTAACTTCGAGGGTGGTTGCTATGCTAAATGTATAAATTTAGACCCAAAAAGCGAGCCTGAAATTTATGCTGCGATAAAGAGAAACGCACTTTTAGAAAATGTTGTTTATGATGAAAACGGCGTTGTTGATTACAGTGATGATAGCAAAACTGAAAACACAAGAGTGAGCTATCCAATCGAGCATATAGCAAACAGAAAAGAGGATTTAAAAGCAGGTCATCCAAAAAATATAGTCTTTTTAACTGCTGATGCTTTTGGAATTTTGCCTCCAGTTGCAAAACTAACAAAAGAGCAAGCGATGTATTATTTTTTAAGCGGATACACAGCCAAAGTTGCTGGAACGGAGCGTGGTATAACTGAGCCAGTTGCAACTTTTAGCGCTTGCTTTGGAGAGGCATTTTTACCACATCACCCAACAGTTTATGCAAGACTTTTAGGTGAGAAAATCGATAAATATGGCGTAAATGTATACTTAGTAAACACTGGCTGGAGCGGTGGCGAGTATGGAGTTGGCAAAAGAATGAGTATAAAGGCAACTCGCTCTTGTATAAATGCTATACTTGATGGAAGTATCAAAAACTGCGAATTTGAAAGCTTTGATAAATTTAATCTTGCAATCCCAAAAGAGCTTGCTGGAGTTGAGACAAAACTTCTAAACCCAATCAACGCGTGGGAAGATAAAGCAAAGTATAAAGAGATTAAAAACAATCTTGCAAAAATGTTTGTTAAAAACTTCCAAAGATATGAAGATGTAGCTGAGGGTGTTGAGTTTGCAAAAGCCGGCCCAGAGCTTTAA
- a CDS encoding TRAP transporter large permease — MVGIVMFCCALFMLLIGFSVAFTFGATAVIFGFAYGIIEAIGYNEGLLEGFNIGKDMFSFMPYRIFSIMQNKILISVPLFILMGMILQKTRLAERLLESMASLFGGVRGGIAISTVVVGALLAATTGIVGASVIAMGAISLPVMIKYHYNKALGCGTIAASGTLGQIIPPSIVLIVLGDVFSVPVGDLFRAAVAPGLTLVAFYIVYIVIISFIKKDWAPPVRFETQEKKVVQIYKALKDIVPVLVLILLVLGSIFTGVATPTESSSVGCLGALLLAFLYRTFSFKLLKEALNETVKISAMVFTILMGATAFSMVFSYTGGDIIVEDFMLNLPGEKWGFIVLTMACILVLGFFIDYVEISYIILPILIPIAASLGIDPIWFAILIAVNLQTSFMTPPFGFSLFFLKGVTPPSVKTMDIYKGVVPFILIQIFVLVLVAFFPEVFGLSISK; from the coding sequence ATGGTAGGAATTGTAATGTTTTGTTGCGCTCTTTTTATGCTTTTAATTGGCTTTTCAGTGGCTTTTACATTTGGCGCGACTGCTGTTATATTTGGTTTTGCATATGGGATAATTGAAGCGATTGGTTATAATGAAGGTTTGCTAGAAGGATTTAACATTGGTAAAGATATGTTTTCCTTTATGCCTTATAGAATTTTTTCTATCATGCAAAACAAAATTTTAATCTCCGTTCCACTTTTTATCTTAATGGGTATGATACTTCAAAAAACAAGATTAGCAGAAAGACTTCTTGAGTCCATGGCATCGCTTTTTGGTGGTGTTAGAGGTGGTATCGCTATAAGCACGGTTGTTGTTGGTGCGCTTTTAGCAGCAACTACTGGTATAGTTGGCGCAAGCGTTATCGCAATGGGCGCTATAAGCTTGCCCGTTATGATAAAGTATCACTATAACAAAGCTTTAGGATGTGGCACGATAGCTGCTTCTGGCACACTTGGACAAATCATTCCGCCATCTATTGTTTTAATCGTTCTAGGCGATGTTTTTTCTGTTCCAGTTGGCGACTTGTTCCGTGCGGCCGTAGCTCCAGGACTTACACTTGTTGCGTTTTATATCGTTTATATAGTGATAATTTCATTTATTAAAAAAGATTGGGCACCGCCGGTTCGCTTTGAAACACAAGAGAAAAAAGTGGTTCAAATTTATAAAGCTTTAAAAGATATAGTTCCTGTTCTTGTGCTTATCCTTTTGGTTTTAGGCTCGATTTTTACTGGAGTTGCAACTCCGACTGAGTCATCATCTGTTGGCTGTCTTGGCGCACTTTTACTTGCATTTTTATATAGAACTTTTTCATTTAAACTTTTAAAAGAAGCGCTTAATGAAACTGTTAAAATCTCAGCCATGGTATTTACCATACTTATGGGTGCAACTGCCTTTTCTATGGTATTTAGCTATACTGGTGGAGATATTATCGTTGAAGACTTTATGCTAAATTTACCAGGTGAGAAATGGGGCTTTATCGTTTTAACTATGGCTTGTATTTTGGTGCTTGGCTTTTTTATCGATTATGTTGAAATTTCATATATAATCTTGCCGATTTTAATACCGATAGCCGCGAGCTTAGGCATAGATCCGATTTGGTTTGCGATTTTGATTGCTGTAAATTTACAAACTTCATTTATGACGCCACCATTTGGATTTAGTCTCTTTTTCCTAAAAGGCGTAACGCCACCTAGTGTGAAAACTATGGATATTTATAAAGGAGTTGTTCCGTTTATACTCATCCAAATTTTTGTTTTAGTGCTTGTTGCGTTTTTCCCAGAAGTCTTTGGGCTAAGCATTTCTAAGTAG
- a CDS encoding TRAP transporter small permease subunit: protein MKEKLRKIDNIFNHVANAMGYIAMFCVVLLVGFVFFNVCARYFFHYGNVAFQELEWYFFSIMFLLGMTYALKEDAHVRVDILYDGMKPKTKAIINMVGTILFILPFSLLVATLSFDFVVEAYTSNEGSADPGGLPYRWIIKMFIPLSYWILIFYSVGYFIKNLIAYMDIKETGKSEFFENNSSSAKGV, encoded by the coding sequence ATGAAAGAAAAGCTAAGAAAAATAGATAATATTTTTAACCATGTAGCTAATGCTATGGGCTATATAGCTATGTTTTGCGTGGTTTTACTTGTTGGATTTGTATTTTTTAATGTCTGTGCGAGATATTTTTTCCATTATGGAAATGTTGCATTTCAAGAGTTGGAGTGGTACTTTTTCTCAATCATGTTCTTACTAGGCATGACATATGCCCTAAAAGAGGACGCTCACGTTAGAGTTGATATACTTTATGATGGTATGAAACCAAAGACAAAAGCCATTATAAATATGGTTGGCACTATCCTATTTATATTGCCTTTTTCACTTTTGGTTGCGACTTTATCTTTTGACTTTGTTGTTGAAGCCTATACTAGTAACGAAGGTAGCGCAGATCCGGGAGGGTTACCGTATAGATGGATAATCAAGATGTTTATACCACTTTCTTATTGGATTTTGATTTTTTACTCTGTTGGGTATTTTATAAAAAATTTAATCGCCTATATGGATATCAAAGAAACTGGCAAGTCTGAGTTCTTTGAGAATAACTCAAGCAGCGCAAAAGGAGTATGA
- a CDS encoding thiol:disulfide interchange protein DsbA/DsbL: MKVSSFFKSVVKSVAVMAIVAGVSASAAVVEGKDYVVLEKPIANAQNTIIKVYSYDCPFCYKYDKAVTKPVMAKLPDMKFTPYHLATKGVFGKYGSEVAAVAIVKDEAAGTSLLDDNSNFKKSKFALYKAYHDKKERWGGDASKAENVDAFLKTALDAIGMSKAEFEAAVKDPKVQELLTKWGMDNNGDAYSVAKIQGVPAFVVNGKYLIKTSSIRGIDQMVNTINELKAMN; encoded by the coding sequence ATGAAAGTATCATCATTTTTCAAAAGTGTTGTAAAATCAGTTGCTGTTATGGCTATAGTTGCAGGCGTAAGTGCGAGTGCTGCGGTTGTTGAGGGAAAAGACTACGTTGTTTTAGAAAAACCAATCGCTAATGCACAAAATACAATTATAAAAGTATACAGCTATGATTGCCCATTTTGCTACAAATATGACAAAGCGGTTACCAAACCAGTTATGGCAAAACTTCCAGATATGAAATTTACACCTTATCATCTAGCTACAAAAGGCGTTTTTGGTAAATATGGTAGCGAAGTCGCAGCTGTTGCAATCGTAAAAGATGAGGCTGCTGGCACAAGCCTACTTGATGATAACTCAAATTTCAAAAAATCAAAATTTGCTCTTTATAAAGCATATCACGATAAAAAAGAGAGATGGGGTGGCGATGCAAGCAAAGCAGAGAATGTTGATGCGTTCTTAAAAACAGCATTAGATGCAATCGGTATGAGCAAGGCTGAGTTTGAAGCAGCGGTTAAAGATCCAAAAGTTCAAGAACTACTTACAAAATGGGGTATGGATAATAACGGAGATGCATATAGCGTAGCTAAAATTCAAGGCGTTCCTGCGTTTGTTGTAAATGGAAAATACCTTATCAAAACAAGTTCGATTAGAGGTATAGACCAAATGGTAAATACAATCAACGAACTAAAAGCTATGAACTAA
- the dsbI gene encoding protein-disulfide oxidoreductase DsbI, with translation MSLCQDFKSAPLQTISRWQDQRFLWIVMAVAMLGMVILAHSFFQNYLYMLPCEQCVYIRFSMLVMALGGIIAAINPKNIVLKIIGYVLGIYGAIIGIGYSVKLHAIHEAVHGDDPFGVQGCSTDPNFPFGLPLAQWSPDWFKPTGDCGYDSPIVPDGAELDAIQTFFTNFYSEGWYLIPSMKFGDMAQCTLLAYVVSLALLVAMLASWIITKVKSK, from the coding sequence ATGAGTTTATGTCAAGATTTTAAAAGTGCGCCATTGCAAACGATTTCTAGATGGCAAGATCAGAGATTTTTATGGATAGTGATGGCTGTTGCGATGCTTGGTATGGTTATACTAGCACACAGTTTTTTTCAAAACTATCTTTATATGTTGCCATGCGAACAGTGTGTTTATATACGTTTTTCAATGCTAGTAATGGCGCTTGGCGGAATAATAGCTGCGATTAACCCTAAAAATATAGTTTTAAAAATTATAGGCTATGTTTTAGGAATTTATGGTGCGATTATAGGTATAGGATATAGTGTTAAACTTCATGCTATCCATGAGGCGGTTCATGGAGATGATCCGTTTGGTGTACAGGGTTGCTCAACCGATCCAAACTTTCCGTTTGGTTTGCCTTTGGCTCAGTGGTCTCCTGATTGGTTTAAACCAACTGGAGATTGTGGTTATGACTCACCAATCGTTCCTGATGGAGCAGAGCTTGATGCTATTCAGACATTTTTTACAAATTTCTACTCAGAAGGTTGGTATCTAATCCCATCTATGAAATTTGGCGATATGGCACAATGCACGCTTTTGGCGTATGTTGTATCGTTAGCTCTTTTGGTAGCGATGTTAGCTAGCTGGATTATCACAAAAGTTAAAAGTAAATAA
- a CDS encoding F0F1 ATP synthase subunit C — translation MKKIVFFMFALVGVAFAAEGELEAYTTVASFSAIAVGIALGFAALGGAVGMGNAASATISGIARNPSVASKLSTTMYISLAMIEAQVIYALVISFILLYANPLITDAFRAAAGA, via the coding sequence ATGAAAAAAATCGTTTTTTTCATGTTTGCACTTGTTGGTGTAGCTTTTGCAGCTGAGGGCGAGTTAGAGGCTTATACAACTGTGGCTTCTTTTTCTGCTATTGCTGTTGGTATAGCTTTAGGTTTTGCTGCACTTGGTGGTGCTGTTGGTATGGGTAATGCTGCTTCTGCAACAATCTCAGGCATCGCAAGAAACCCAAGCGTAGCTAGCAAGCTTTCAACTACTATGTATATTTCTTTGGCGATGATCGAAGCGCAAGTTATTTATGCACTTGTTATTTCATTTATCTTGCTTTATGCAAACCCGCTAATCACAGACGCATTTAGAGCTGCGGCTGGTGCTTAA
- a CDS encoding histidine triad nucleotide-binding protein, producing the protein MKNVFEKIVDGEIPSNKVLENDKFLAFHDINPKAPIHILIIPKKCYENFQEMDTSLMSEMSEFIKEVARKMGVDKSGYRLVCNCGENGGQEVPHLHFHLLGGTKLEWEQASGNNMKDGF; encoded by the coding sequence ATGAAAAATGTATTTGAAAAAATCGTCGATGGCGAGATTCCGAGCAACAAAGTTTTAGAAAATGATAAATTTTTAGCTTTCCACGACATAAACCCAAAAGCACCCATTCACATACTTATAATTCCAAAAAAATGCTATGAAAATTTTCAAGAGATGGATACATCGCTAATGAGCGAGATGAGCGAGTTTATCAAAGAGGTCGCAAGAAAAATGGGCGTTGATAAAAGCGGATATAGGCTAGTTTGTAACTGCGGCGAAAATGGTGGTCAAGAGGTGCCTCATCTGCATTTTCACCTTCTTGGTGGCACAAAACTTGAGTGGGAACAAGCAAGCGGAAATAATATGAAAGATGGATTTTAA
- a CDS encoding ankyrin repeat domain-containing protein: protein MVKTLFLLPIFTIFTYSVLFAFPADSFGQNPKDIFYAIEKGDTDLLKNILKSKPNLEAKNSQGQTPLMYATYKFNNEIAFLLIDAGASVNTQDNMLNSPFLYAGAQGNLELVKKALKHGADFNVFNRYGGTALIPAAEKGHLEVVKLLVNTPNFPKDHINNLGWTALLEAVILGSGGKVHTQIVQELVNGGCDVNIADRDGVTALKHAKNRGYEKIVKILEKAGAR, encoded by the coding sequence ATGGTAAAAACTCTATTTTTACTGCCGATTTTTACTATCTTTACTTATAGCGTGCTTTTTGCTTTTCCAGCCGATTCTTTTGGGCAAAACCCAAAGGACATTTTCTACGCTATTGAGAAAGGTGACACGGATTTATTAAAAAATATCTTAAAATCTAAGCCAAATTTAGAAGCTAAAAACTCCCAAGGACAAACGCCGCTGATGTATGCAACTTATAAATTTAACAACGAAATAGCATTTTTGTTAATCGATGCTGGCGCGTCTGTAAATACGCAAGATAATATGCTAAATAGCCCATTTTTATACGCTGGAGCGCAAGGAAATTTAGAGCTTGTTAAAAAGGCTTTAAAACATGGAGCTGATTTTAATGTTTTTAACAGATACGGCGGCACAGCGCTTATACCTGCTGCTGAAAAAGGACATCTTGAAGTGGTAAAACTTTTAGTAAATACACCAAATTTTCCAAAAGATCATATAAATAACCTTGGCTGGACTGCGCTTTTAGAAGCTGTTATTTTAGGAAGTGGTGGTAAAGTTCACACGCAAATCGTTCAAGAGCTAGTAAATGGCGGATGCGATGTCAATATAGCCGATAGAGATGGTGTTACGGCGCTTAAACATGCTAAAAACCGTGGCTATGAAAAGATAGTCAAAATTTTAGAAAAGGCTGGTGCTAGATAA
- the pheS gene encoding phenylalanine--tRNA ligase subunit alpha, translating into MNELINRINSSASLDELDKIRVELFGKKGLITSEFAKLKSIPADEKKAFADELNKRRDVFNEAILAKKTELDFIELKARMKAESIDVTLFDESRDIGALHPVMSTMDNIIEYFLAQNFSIETGPLIEDDFHNFEALNLPKYHPARDMQDTFYINDKRLLRTHTSPVQIRTMENSKPPIRMICPGAVFRRDMDLTHTPMFHQVEGLVVDDGNGVSFANLKHILEDFLRYMFGDVKVRFRPSFFPFTEPSTEVDISCIFCKGKGCRVCSHTGWLEVLGSGEVDPNVFKHVGYKNVSGYAFGLGVERFAMLLYGVPDLRSLFEGDLRLLEQFK; encoded by the coding sequence GTGAACGAGTTAATAAATAGGATAAATTCGTCTGCTAGTCTTGATGAGCTAGACAAGATTAGAGTTGAGCTTTTTGGAAAAAAAGGCTTGATAACGAGCGAATTTGCTAAACTTAAAAGCATACCTGCTGATGAAAAAAAGGCATTTGCTGATGAGTTAAATAAACGAAGAGATGTGTTTAACGAAGCTATTTTGGCTAAAAAAACAGAGCTTGATTTTATAGAGTTAAAAGCCAGAATGAAAGCTGAATCGATAGATGTAACTTTATTTGACGAGAGTCGCGATATAGGCGCACTTCATCCGGTTATGTCAACTATGGATAATATTATCGAGTATTTTTTAGCACAAAATTTTTCTATCGAGACAGGACCTTTGATAGAGGATGATTTTCATAACTTCGAAGCGCTAAATTTACCTAAGTATCACCCCGCGCGCGATATGCAAGATACGTTTTATATAAATGATAAAAGGCTTTTGCGAACTCACACTAGCCCAGTTCAAATCCGCACTATGGAAAACTCAAAACCGCCTATTCGTATGATTTGTCCAGGTGCTGTTTTTAGAAGAGATATGGATTTAACCCATACTCCGATGTTTCACCAAGTTGAAGGACTTGTTGTAGATGATGGAAATGGCGTTAGTTTTGCAAATTTAAAACACATTTTAGAGGACTTTTTGCGCTATATGTTTGGTGATGTTAAGGTGCGTTTTCGCCCTAGTTTTTTCCCATTTACCGAGCCTTCAACCGAAGTTGATATAAGTTGTATATTTTGCAAAGGCAAGGGTTGTAGAGTTTGTTCGCACACTGGTTGGCTTGAAGTTTTGGGCAGTGGTGAAGTAGATCCAAATGTGTTTAAACATGTAGGATATAAAAATGTAAGCGGATATGCCTTTGGTTTGGGTGTTGAACGATTTGCTATGCTTTTGTATGGAGTTCCTGATTTAAGGTCGCTTTTTGAGGGAGATTTAAGATTATTGGAGCAATTTAAATGA